The Aphis gossypii isolate Hap1 chromosome 3, ASM2018417v2, whole genome shotgun sequence genome includes a region encoding these proteins:
- the LOC114124572 gene encoding BTB/POZ domain-containing protein 2-like isoform X1, producing MGLSGTPKRPSSSIAVKEDRGSPLGENRGLSQKIMYPQNASKDGRWKNLYNNEAGSDVIFLVGDPECWRFPAHIDVLCQYPVFDAMLREPWSKKGTPIHIPDDDPRAFDNLLKFMYKNTVELKSVVTALETLGLANKYMCVDLVDKCIVYLTRNLTVDTVLVVYQAARLYGGQTAPRREQPAACSPVPTARATAPPLQDLMPAAVAADDAHSEAFARMVQHYDTLLAYCGAFIDRNADRVMTDESVDELDTVELRELLRRDGLAVSNEMVLFATVERWCTHKCKQQHLELTVANRRAVLDDTVLLSVRYLQMTANEFLSGPMPSGLLNAQETAVLMKHILNPKQPKWTCQRLTKETLEYMATARAKRSHGTAGAGGGSLSYVIKRRSSSFRGGAAGDPRHYGGGGDGDDSSQSSEFENSPKRSSLCCTGGKKNKKNGGKKNKKKCADSCFCNCLIYCLDVCFG from the exons GTGGAAAAACTTGTACAACAACGAAGCGGGCAGTGACGTCATATTTTTAGTTGGAGATCCAGAATGTTGGAGGTTTCCCGCGCATATAGATGTGCTATGTCAATACCCGGTGTTCGACGCCATGCTCCGCGAACCTTGGTCGAAAAAAGGCACCCCGATCCACATACCGGATGACGACCCTAGAGCCTTCGACAACCTACTCAA GTTCATGTATAAGAACACGGTGGAACTGAAGTCCGTGGTGACCGCGCTCGAGACGCTCGGGCTGGCCAACAAGTACATGTGCGTGGACCTGGTGGACAAGTGCATCGTCTACCTGACCCGCAACCTGACCGTGGACACTGTGCTCGTGGTGTACCAGGCGGCCAGGCTGTACGGCGGTCAGACCGCGCCACGCCGCGAACAGCCTGCCGCCTGTTCGCCGGTGCCCACGGCCCGGGCCACCGCACCGCCGCTTCAAGACCTGATGCCCGCGGCCGTGGCCGCCGATGACGCGCACTCCGAAGCGTTCGCTCGCATGGTCCAGCACTACGACACGCTGTTGGCTTACTGCGGGGCGTTCATCGACAGGAACGCTGATCGGGTGATGACTGACGAGAGCGTCGACGAACTGGACACGGTCGAGCTCAGGGAACTGCTGCGACGCGACGGACTAGCAGTGTCCAACGAAATG GTGCTGTTCGCGACGGTGGAGAGGTGGTGCACGCACAAGTGCAAGCAACAGCACTTGGAACTGACGGTGGCCAACCGGCGGGCGGTGCTGGACGACACGGTGCTGCTGTCGGTGCGCTACCTGCAGATGACGGCCAACGAGTTCCTGTCGGGGCCCATGCCCAGCGGCCTGCTCAACGCCCAGGAGACGGCGGTGCTCATGAAGCACATACTCAACCCCAAACAGCCCAAGTGGACGTGCCAGCGGCTGACCAAGGAGACGCTCGAGTACATGGCCACGGCCCGGGCGAAACGGAGCCACGGGACGGCGGGCGCCGGCGGCGGCAGTCTGTCGTACGTCATCAAGCGGCGGTCGTCGTCGTTCAGGGGCGGCGCCGCGGGCGATCCGCGCCactacggcggcggcggcgacggcgacGACAGCAGTCAGTCGTCCGAGTTCGAAAATTCGCCAAAACGGTCGTCGTTGTGCTGTACGGGCGGCAAAAAGAACAAGAAGAACGGCGGCAAGAAGAACAAGAAAAAGTGTGCGGACAGCTGTTTTTGCAATTGTCTAATTTACTGTTTGGACGTGTGTTTCGGTTGA
- the LOC114124572 gene encoding BTB/POZ domain-containing protein 2-like isoform X2, whose product MGLRWKNLYNNEAGSDVIFLVGDPECWRFPAHIDVLCQYPVFDAMLREPWSKKGTPIHIPDDDPRAFDNLLKFMYKNTVELKSVVTALETLGLANKYMCVDLVDKCIVYLTRNLTVDTVLVVYQAARLYGGQTAPRREQPAACSPVPTARATAPPLQDLMPAAVAADDAHSEAFARMVQHYDTLLAYCGAFIDRNADRVMTDESVDELDTVELRELLRRDGLAVSNEMVLFATVERWCTHKCKQQHLELTVANRRAVLDDTVLLSVRYLQMTANEFLSGPMPSGLLNAQETAVLMKHILNPKQPKWTCQRLTKETLEYMATARAKRSHGTAGAGGGSLSYVIKRRSSSFRGGAAGDPRHYGGGGDGDDSSQSSEFENSPKRSSLCCTGGKKNKKNGGKKNKKKCADSCFCNCLIYCLDVCFG is encoded by the exons GTGGAAAAACTTGTACAACAACGAAGCGGGCAGTGACGTCATATTTTTAGTTGGAGATCCAGAATGTTGGAGGTTTCCCGCGCATATAGATGTGCTATGTCAATACCCGGTGTTCGACGCCATGCTCCGCGAACCTTGGTCGAAAAAAGGCACCCCGATCCACATACCGGATGACGACCCTAGAGCCTTCGACAACCTACTCAA GTTCATGTATAAGAACACGGTGGAACTGAAGTCCGTGGTGACCGCGCTCGAGACGCTCGGGCTGGCCAACAAGTACATGTGCGTGGACCTGGTGGACAAGTGCATCGTCTACCTGACCCGCAACCTGACCGTGGACACTGTGCTCGTGGTGTACCAGGCGGCCAGGCTGTACGGCGGTCAGACCGCGCCACGCCGCGAACAGCCTGCCGCCTGTTCGCCGGTGCCCACGGCCCGGGCCACCGCACCGCCGCTTCAAGACCTGATGCCCGCGGCCGTGGCCGCCGATGACGCGCACTCCGAAGCGTTCGCTCGCATGGTCCAGCACTACGACACGCTGTTGGCTTACTGCGGGGCGTTCATCGACAGGAACGCTGATCGGGTGATGACTGACGAGAGCGTCGACGAACTGGACACGGTCGAGCTCAGGGAACTGCTGCGACGCGACGGACTAGCAGTGTCCAACGAAATG GTGCTGTTCGCGACGGTGGAGAGGTGGTGCACGCACAAGTGCAAGCAACAGCACTTGGAACTGACGGTGGCCAACCGGCGGGCGGTGCTGGACGACACGGTGCTGCTGTCGGTGCGCTACCTGCAGATGACGGCCAACGAGTTCCTGTCGGGGCCCATGCCCAGCGGCCTGCTCAACGCCCAGGAGACGGCGGTGCTCATGAAGCACATACTCAACCCCAAACAGCCCAAGTGGACGTGCCAGCGGCTGACCAAGGAGACGCTCGAGTACATGGCCACGGCCCGGGCGAAACGGAGCCACGGGACGGCGGGCGCCGGCGGCGGCAGTCTGTCGTACGTCATCAAGCGGCGGTCGTCGTCGTTCAGGGGCGGCGCCGCGGGCGATCCGCGCCactacggcggcggcggcgacggcgacGACAGCAGTCAGTCGTCCGAGTTCGAAAATTCGCCAAAACGGTCGTCGTTGTGCTGTACGGGCGGCAAAAAGAACAAGAAGAACGGCGGCAAGAAGAACAAGAAAAAGTGTGCGGACAGCTGTTTTTGCAATTGTCTAATTTACTGTTTGGACGTGTGTTTCGGTTGA
- the LOC114124572 gene encoding BTB/POZ domain-containing protein 2-like isoform X3 has product MLREPWSKKGTPIHIPDDDPRAFDNLLKFMYKNTVELKSVVTALETLGLANKYMCVDLVDKCIVYLTRNLTVDTVLVVYQAARLYGGQTAPRREQPAACSPVPTARATAPPLQDLMPAAVAADDAHSEAFARMVQHYDTLLAYCGAFIDRNADRVMTDESVDELDTVELRELLRRDGLAVSNEMVLFATVERWCTHKCKQQHLELTVANRRAVLDDTVLLSVRYLQMTANEFLSGPMPSGLLNAQETAVLMKHILNPKQPKWTCQRLTKETLEYMATARAKRSHGTAGAGGGSLSYVIKRRSSSFRGGAAGDPRHYGGGGDGDDSSQSSEFENSPKRSSLCCTGGKKNKKNGGKKNKKKCADSCFCNCLIYCLDVCFG; this is encoded by the exons ATGCTCCGCGAACCTTGGTCGAAAAAAGGCACCCCGATCCACATACCGGATGACGACCCTAGAGCCTTCGACAACCTACTCAA GTTCATGTATAAGAACACGGTGGAACTGAAGTCCGTGGTGACCGCGCTCGAGACGCTCGGGCTGGCCAACAAGTACATGTGCGTGGACCTGGTGGACAAGTGCATCGTCTACCTGACCCGCAACCTGACCGTGGACACTGTGCTCGTGGTGTACCAGGCGGCCAGGCTGTACGGCGGTCAGACCGCGCCACGCCGCGAACAGCCTGCCGCCTGTTCGCCGGTGCCCACGGCCCGGGCCACCGCACCGCCGCTTCAAGACCTGATGCCCGCGGCCGTGGCCGCCGATGACGCGCACTCCGAAGCGTTCGCTCGCATGGTCCAGCACTACGACACGCTGTTGGCTTACTGCGGGGCGTTCATCGACAGGAACGCTGATCGGGTGATGACTGACGAGAGCGTCGACGAACTGGACACGGTCGAGCTCAGGGAACTGCTGCGACGCGACGGACTAGCAGTGTCCAACGAAATG GTGCTGTTCGCGACGGTGGAGAGGTGGTGCACGCACAAGTGCAAGCAACAGCACTTGGAACTGACGGTGGCCAACCGGCGGGCGGTGCTGGACGACACGGTGCTGCTGTCGGTGCGCTACCTGCAGATGACGGCCAACGAGTTCCTGTCGGGGCCCATGCCCAGCGGCCTGCTCAACGCCCAGGAGACGGCGGTGCTCATGAAGCACATACTCAACCCCAAACAGCCCAAGTGGACGTGCCAGCGGCTGACCAAGGAGACGCTCGAGTACATGGCCACGGCCCGGGCGAAACGGAGCCACGGGACGGCGGGCGCCGGCGGCGGCAGTCTGTCGTACGTCATCAAGCGGCGGTCGTCGTCGTTCAGGGGCGGCGCCGCGGGCGATCCGCGCCactacggcggcggcggcgacggcgacGACAGCAGTCAGTCGTCCGAGTTCGAAAATTCGCCAAAACGGTCGTCGTTGTGCTGTACGGGCGGCAAAAAGAACAAGAAGAACGGCGGCAAGAAGAACAAGAAAAAGTGTGCGGACAGCTGTTTTTGCAATTGTCTAATTTACTGTTTGGACGTGTGTTTCGGTTGA